Proteins found in one Bremerella volcania genomic segment:
- a CDS encoding phytoene desaturase family protein, with product MPKDFLKDTQDEYDVVVIGSGLAGLTAANTLARQGRSVLLCEQHYKLGGMATWFKRPGGHIFDISLHGFPIGMIKSCKRYWTREIADSIVQLKNIRFDNPMFSLSTTFNREDFTQLLIQQFNVPEATVKEFFDTARGMNFYDDQGMTTKQLFDKFFPGREDVVRLLMEPITYANGSTLEDPAISYGIVFSNFMSKGVFTFQGGTDRLIQLMHEDLKKSGVDVRINVDVEKINLENGRVQSIVANGKTIKCKSIVSNSNLKLTIFDLVGEQYFDKKFIEDAKAVRLNNSSTQVYIAMKPDEQIPEETGDLLFSSTAPAFRTDLLLSRDITSRTYSFYYPHTRPEGRPRSLVVSSTNARFEDWANLSEDEYKASKDDLAETTLDALEKYVPNVRERIDHVEVSTPKTFQRYTKHALGSSFGTKFEGLSVSRAIPEQIPGLYHAGSVGIIMSGWLGAINYGVIVSNDVDSYLMKSSAGSQLADSTK from the coding sequence ATGCCGAAAGACTTTTTGAAAGACACTCAGGACGAGTACGACGTTGTCGTCATTGGCAGCGGTCTGGCCGGGCTGACCGCCGCCAACACGTTGGCCCGCCAAGGACGTAGCGTGCTGCTTTGCGAACAGCACTACAAACTGGGGGGGATGGCAACCTGGTTCAAGCGTCCCGGCGGGCACATCTTCGACATCTCGCTGCACGGCTTCCCGATTGGGATGATCAAAAGCTGTAAGCGCTATTGGACCCGCGAGATCGCCGATTCGATCGTGCAGCTGAAGAACATCCGCTTCGACAACCCGATGTTCTCGCTGTCGACCACATTCAACCGTGAAGACTTCACGCAGCTCTTGATCCAGCAGTTCAACGTGCCCGAAGCGACCGTCAAGGAGTTCTTCGACACGGCGCGCGGCATGAACTTCTACGACGATCAAGGCATGACGACGAAGCAGCTGTTCGACAAGTTCTTCCCCGGGCGGGAAGACGTCGTGCGGCTGCTGATGGAACCGATCACCTACGCCAACGGTTCGACCCTGGAAGATCCGGCGATCAGCTACGGCATCGTCTTCTCGAACTTCATGAGCAAAGGGGTCTTCACCTTCCAAGGGGGAACCGACCGGCTCATTCAACTGATGCACGAAGACCTGAAGAAATCAGGCGTCGACGTGCGCATCAATGTCGACGTCGAGAAGATCAACCTCGAAAATGGCCGCGTGCAAAGCATCGTGGCCAACGGCAAAACGATCAAGTGCAAGTCGATCGTGTCGAACTCGAACCTGAAGCTCACTATCTTCGACCTAGTTGGCGAGCAGTACTTCGATAAGAAGTTCATCGAAGACGCCAAGGCGGTGCGGCTCAATAACTCCAGCACCCAGGTCTACATCGCCATGAAGCCGGACGAGCAGATTCCCGAAGAGACCGGCGACCTCCTCTTCAGCAGCACGGCCCCGGCGTTCCGCACCGATCTGCTGCTCAGCCGCGACATCACCAGCCGGACGTACTCGTTCTATTACCCGCACACGCGTCCCGAAGGGCGTCCACGATCGCTGGTGGTTTCCAGCACGAACGCTCGGTTTGAAGACTGGGCGAACCTGTCGGAAGACGAGTACAAAGCGAGCAAGGACGATCTCGCCGAGACCACGCTCGACGCGCTCGAGAAGTACGTTCCCAACGTGCGTGAGCGAATCGACCATGTCGAGGTCTCCACACCGAAGACCTTCCAGCGGTACACCAAGCACGCGCTCGGATCCAGCTTCGGGACCAAGTTCGAAGGGCTGTCCGTCAGTCGAGCGATCCCCGAGCAAATCCCTGGTTTGTATCACGCCGGCAGCGTGGGCATCATCATGTCGGGCTGGCTCGGGGCGATTAACTACGGCGTGATCGTCTCGAACGACG
- a CDS encoding phytoene desaturase family protein, which produces MYDTIIIGAGMSGLAAGIRLAYFGQNVCILERHNTIGGLNSFYRMAGRDFDVGLHAVTNFTKKGEKKGPLGRLLRQLRFKWDEFALCPQLGSKVMFPGVELKFDNDIELLRSEIAQRFPKQADNFDRLRGQIMDYDDITPDNYAGSARTRLAEIISDPLLIEMLLCPLMWYGNAREQDMDWGQFCIMFRSIYMEGFARPLKGVRLLLKNLVKKFRELGGELKLRTGVSALKIEEGQCVGVTLDDGTELMGRKVVSSAGWWETMRMCEEGIKPPAGEPGRLSFVETISVIKKQPAEVGYDSTIVFFNDSQKFHWVKPEDDLCDVRTGVICSPNNFDYQDGANLDEGYLRVTALANYDRWVNLPEPQYRFEKNRWYDLISDSVVRFIPEFRRHVVAVDMFTPKTIHRYTWHKNGAVYGAPEKHLDGTTHVDNLYICGTDQGYVGIIGSIMSGVSVANRYCLQDAG; this is translated from the coding sequence ATGTACGACACGATCATTATCGGCGCAGGCATGTCCGGGCTGGCGGCCGGGATTCGCTTGGCCTACTTCGGTCAGAACGTCTGCATTCTCGAGCGTCATAATACGATTGGCGGTTTGAATTCCTTCTATCGGATGGCTGGCCGCGACTTCGACGTCGGCCTGCACGCGGTGACCAACTTCACCAAGAAGGGGGAAAAGAAGGGGCCGCTCGGTCGGCTGCTGCGTCAGCTCCGCTTCAAATGGGACGAGTTCGCTCTGTGCCCCCAACTGGGCTCGAAGGTGATGTTCCCCGGGGTCGAACTGAAGTTTGACAACGACATCGAATTACTACGCAGCGAGATCGCCCAACGCTTTCCCAAGCAGGCCGATAATTTCGATCGCCTGCGCGGGCAGATCATGGACTACGACGACATCACTCCGGACAACTACGCCGGCTCGGCCCGCACGCGCCTGGCCGAGATCATCAGCGACCCGTTGTTGATCGAGATGCTGCTGTGCCCGCTGATGTGGTACGGCAACGCCCGAGAACAAGACATGGACTGGGGCCAGTTCTGCATCATGTTCCGCAGCATCTACATGGAAGGCTTCGCCCGTCCGCTCAAAGGGGTGCGGCTGCTGCTAAAAAACCTGGTCAAGAAGTTTCGCGAACTCGGGGGGGAACTCAAACTTCGCACCGGTGTTTCTGCCCTCAAGATCGAAGAGGGGCAGTGCGTCGGGGTAACGCTCGACGACGGTACCGAACTGATGGGCCGCAAGGTCGTTTCCTCCGCCGGTTGGTGGGAAACGATGCGGATGTGCGAGGAAGGGATCAAACCGCCTGCCGGCGAGCCAGGCCGCTTGAGCTTCGTCGAAACGATTTCGGTCATCAAGAAGCAGCCGGCCGAAGTGGGTTACGATTCGACGATCGTCTTCTTCAACGACTCCCAAAAATTCCACTGGGTCAAGCCGGAAGACGATTTGTGCGACGTCCGCACCGGCGTCATTTGCTCCCCCAATAATTTCGACTACCAAGACGGAGCAAACCTCGACGAAGGGTACCTCCGGGTGACGGCCCTGGCCAACTACGATCGCTGGGTGAACCTGCCGGAACCGCAGTACCGTTTCGAGAAGAACCGCTGGTACGATCTGATCAGCGATAGTGTCGTGCGGTTCATTCCCGAGTTTCGCCGGCACGTGGTGGCGGTCGATATGTTCACGCCGAAGACCATTCATCGATATACCTGGCACAAAAACGGTGCCGTGTATGGTGCCCCGGAGAAACACCTCGACGGCACCACGCACGTAGATAACCTGTACATTTGCGGAACCGATCAAGGCTACGTCGGCATCATCGGTTCGATCATGAGCGGCGTATCGGTCGCCAACCGATACTGCCTGCAAGACGCCGGCTAA
- a CDS encoding acyl carrier protein yields the protein MTPAEIREEILDILRDIAPDDDITDIDDDKPFRDQLELDSMDFLDIVMELRKRHRVQIPEEEYPELASMSSTVAYLEPKMKDL from the coding sequence ATGACGCCAGCGGAAATCCGTGAAGAAATTTTGGACATTTTGCGGGACATCGCTCCGGATGACGACATCACGGATATCGACGACGATAAGCCCTTTCGCGACCAGCTGGAACTCGACAGCATGGACTTCCTGGACATCGTCATGGAACTCCGCAAGCGTCACCGAGTCCAAATTCCGGAAGAAGAATACCCGGAACTGGCCTCGATGAGCAGCACGGTTGCCTACCTCGAGCCGAAGATGAAGGATTTGTAA